GCCAAGAGACAAGTATGGGAAACCTCCCGAAGCCCGAGTGGCCTTCGGAAGATGTAGGGGCGTTGTATGCCGAGCATTCGCGTCAGGTGTATTACCTTGCGTTGCGTTTGCTGGGCGACCCCGCGCAGGCAGAAGACGCCGCGCATGACGTTTTTTTGAAGGCGTTCAAGAAGATGGACCAGTTCCGGGGCGAGGCCAATGTCCGCACGTGGTTGTATCGCATCACCATCAATCACTGCCAAAACTTACTCCAGACATGGCACCGCCGGAACATGGTAAACAACGCGGATGATGCCGTATGGGAAACATCGCCTTCCGCCGAAGAATCGCCCCTGAAAGTTTTGGAAACGAAGGAACTGGGTGAACGCATCCAGAGCACCTTGGACCGCCTGCCGGAAGAGTATCGCATCCTCCTCCTGCTGGTGGCTGATGATAAGATGAGTTATACTGAGATCGGTGAATTGACCGGCCAATCAGCCGATGCCGTCCGCGGTAAACTTCACCGGGCGCGAAAAGCCTTTGCCGGAATATTTCGCGAATACGACTAATTTTATGGAACCCAAAGGCCAGCGCCTGCGTCAGGAACACAAGCAACAGTCGGAAACCTCGCTGAACTCAGCGAGCAACACCGACACCCGCCTGTTCAATTCCGTTGAGGAAGTCTTGCGCGAAGATGCTGCCCAGAATCCGCCTCCAGATTCACTCTCCCATCGGGTTGCCAGCAGTTCTAGCAAAGACGCCGCATCACTTCCCAAACCTTGGTGGCAGAAGCTGATC
This DNA window, taken from Verrucomicrobiia bacterium, encodes the following:
- a CDS encoding sigma-70 family RNA polymerase sigma factor; amino-acid sequence: MGNLPKPEWPSEDVGALYAEHSRQVYYLALRLLGDPAQAEDAAHDVFLKAFKKMDQFRGEANVRTWLYRITINHCQNLLQTWHRRNMVNNADDAVWETSPSAEESPLKVLETKELGERIQSTLDRLPEEYRILLLLVADDKMSYTEIGELTGQSADAVRGKLHRARKAFAGIFREYD